Within Paenibacillus sp. RUD330, the genomic segment CGAACATGTACATGCCCGTCAGCTGCATCGGGCTCGTCAGCAGGCTGCCGCCGAGAATCTCCGCGCCCATCGGAGCGCCGTCCGTGGAAGAGGTCTGGAAATAATCGGCGTTGACGCCGGCAACGGCGCCGGAATTTTTGGCCATGCTCATGACGCTGCCGCGGTCGGTGACGACGCCCTGCGTATTGTTGATGGCGTTCAGCTTGACGTACGGATTCGTCAGATCGACCTTGATGACGTGGATATTGGCCTGCACGGCCTTGCCGCTGCGCGTGCCCTTCCACAAATAGTCGATGCGCTGGGCGCCGGCGGTGACCATCTCCTGGTTCGTGACCGTCAGCTTCGGAGCGCTTTCGGCCGCATGGGCGACGGATGGAGACAGGATGGACGGAGCGCCCGGCAGCGCAGGCGCAAGCGCCAGCAGCGGCTGCACGATGAGGGCGGCGCCGAGCACGGTAACGAGCACCCTGCGGCCGCCGAGCGGGCGAGGATGCTTATATGTAGGGGCCGAAGGGGCGTGGACTGCCGTGTGGTTCTTTTCATTGGACATAAAGATTGCAACTCTCCTATCTGGATGGCACTCGTTTTGCGAGTCTGAAACTCTGTCATTACGAATGAATAGACTTCCAGAATGGAAAAAAGTTACGACCAAAGAGGGTCTGATAGAATAGTCCTTTCAGCCTTTCGACAATGATTGACTTTTTCTATGTTAATAATCTCTTAGAATGGAAGGAAGGACCTGTCGCGTCCGCCCTGCGGTCAGGAATCTTTGCCCGAAAAAAAGGACCATGCCCGCCGGCATGGCCCCATTCATGCATTCAATCGATGTTGGATCGACTCCAGCTTCTCCGGATTCGTAAGGAGATAAAGCTCCTTCAGATGCTCCATCCTCTCATCGGGCTTGAAGCACAGCACGGCATGAAGCCTGTCGTCCTCCCAGAACAGCGCCTGCAGCTCTCCGTTCAGCTCCAGCAGCGTCGTTCTCGTCCGCCGGAGCTTCTGGAAGGTTTTGGGCGATGCGGTAAAGGCATGGACCCGCTTCGCTCCGACAATCGGATTCAGGGCGGAGCGAACGATGCCTCCGCCATCGGTGACCATCACCGCATCCGCGGCCAGCAGCTCCCGAAGCTCATCCACCTGATGCCGCTCGAACGCAAACAGGAACCGCTCCAGCAAAGCCTTCCTCCTGTCTTTTGACCTGTCGTCCTGCATCCTCCAATACGCTGCCGGAAGAGGCGCTCCTTCCCCAAGCTGCAGCTTCCTGCGCGCGCGGCTTCCAAGCTGCCGGCAGGCCGCCTCGCTTTTGCCCAGCCATTCGCCGATGGAGCGGTAATCGTATTGATAGGCCTCGTGCATGACGAACACCGCGCGCTCGGCCGGCAGCAGCTTCTCCATCAGCACCATATACGCATAACCCAGCGCCTCGCGGCTTTCGGCGAGCTGCTCCGGTCCGTTTTCGTCCGGCTGCAAGGGCAGCGGCTCGGGCAGCCACTGCCCGACGTACTGCTCCCTTTTGCGGCGTGCCGACTTCAGCATGTTCAGGCTTCGGTTGACTGCGGCTCGCGTCAAGTACGCTTTTGGATGATCCGGCTGCGGGATGCCGTCCCCTTGTAGCTCGGCGAACAAGTCCTGCACAACATCCTCGGCATCCGCCGCAGAGCCCAGCATCCGGTATGCGATGGCGAACACATATCCTTTCCACGACCGGTACAGCGTCTCCGCGGCGGAGCCGGTCATGAGAAGCAGCCCGGGAACATGCCGGTGGCGATGGAGATCCGATTCCACCCGCTGATGGCGTTGACGACCAGAATCAGATCCATGAACTGCTTCTCGTCGAAGTGCCTCCTCGCTTCCTCATAGACCTCCTCCGGAATGCCTTTCACGGAAACGACCGCCGCATGCTCAGCCAGCCTCAACGCCGCCCTCTCCGCATCCGAGAAGCATGGTGCGTCATGCCAGACGCTGATCAGCGGCATCCGATCGTTCTGCCCCCCCAGCTTAAGAAGGTCCCGGACATGCATATCGATGCAGAACGCGCAGCCGTTGATCTGGGAGACACGGATTTTGACCAGCTCCTTGAGGACAGGGTCGAGGCTCTTCCCGGATGCTTTCTCCAAGGCAGCCATAGCCTGGTAGGCTTCGGGCACGGATTTGTAGTAGTTCATGCGCAGCTTCATGTTCAATCTTCCTCCTTTTGTTGACTCCTTACTGAAGACAATAGGAAAGGACGGAATGTGACAGAGATGAAAAAAAGAAGCCGCCCGGCCGCATCCAAGATGCCGGCAAGACAGCTCCCGTTCTACCTACACGTCGATCATGCCGAGGTACAGCAGCATCCTCTTCAGCATGACGGCCGCCTCTGCGCGGGTCGCCTGACCCAGCGGAGCGAACTCGGTGGCGGTCTGGCCGTTCGCGATGCCCGCAAAAACGGCTTTGGCCGCAAACGGCTGCGCCCAGGCGCTGATTTTGCCCTTATCCTTGAATTTCGCCAAATAAGAAGCATTATCCTTCGCCGGAATGATTTTCATCTCGGAGGCTTCGATGGCGCGAACCATCATTGCCGCCATCTCCTGGCGGGAGATGGCCGCATTCGGCCGGAACTGCCCGCCGCTTCCCTGCACGATTCCGGCCGCAGAAGCCGCTCCGATATAAGAAGCGGTCGCCGATCCGGACGCTATGTCGCTATAGGCCGAAGCCGCGGCGCGGTCGCCTTTGAGGCCAAGGGCCCTTGCGATGTACTCCGCGAATTCCGCCCTGGTGATGTCGGCTTTGGGCATGAAGGAATTGGCGCTTCTGCCTCTGACGATCGATTTGGATGCCAGAGCGACAATATCGTTCTTCGCCCAATGTCCGTTCACGTCGCTCAGCACGGGCGTGCCTCTCACGACGACGAAGACGCCGCCGGACTTATGCTTGAACGTCACAGACAGCCCGCTGATCCGGGTCGGCACGTAGCTGAGCATGGCCGTCTCATCGTCGAGGAACACCGTGGAGGCGGATGCCGGCACCAGGCTTGATGGCGTCAGCAAGGTCGTGGAGGCATAACGGCTGAGACCGCTCAGCTTCTTCCGGTCGGCCGACGTCGCCGATGTCCCGATGACCGATATGTCGACTCCGATGACGCTGGAGGCTGCCTGCAGGCCGCCCTTGGTGACCGCGTTCTGCAAGCTCCCCGCCAGGGTCGCCGGATTGTCGTCGATCGAGAGCATGAGATAGCCGGTAGGACCTCCTGCATTGAGCAGGGAGGCCGTTTTGGCGAAATCGATTCCTTGGAGAGGAATCACCGTGGAAACGCCATTGTACTGAAGCTCGAAGGAGGCTGTCGCCGAAGCGGCGAGCACCTGCTGCAGAGCCAGGATCGGCAAGGCGACCATGCCTGCCTTTTGGCCGTCCGGCACCTTGAAGAAGACTTTATCCGTACCCGAACTGCGGGCTTTCTGGTAAGCGAGAATCAGGTTGTCGCTCAGAACCGAATAACGGCTGGCCGCCCTTCCGGCCGGGGATACATCCTGATTGACCATAACATCCGTCAACGTCAGCTGGCCGGCGGATGCCGGCTGCGAGCCGGGCGAGGAGCCTCCTTGCTGGCCTGTAGCATTGGTTGCGGATGCCAACAAAAGCGAGGCGGCGCTGTCCCCTCCTATCTGTCTGAGCGGGTTGTAGGTCGGAGGCGTGTAGGTCACGGTCACAGCCTGTCCCGAAGCCACCGCGCGGCTCAGCTTCAGAATGACCGAGGAACCGGCAATGCCGACGCTGTTGACAGGAACGAGCACGCCGTCCGCACGAATGGAATATTGGCTTGGAGCCGGTGCGGATGCCGGATCCAGAACTCCGGAGTATACGAGCGTCAGCGTATCTCCGTCCGCCATGCCGGAAAGATAGGTCGGAGTCGTGCTGGCCGTGAACATCGATGCCGGCACGCCGCTGAACGAGTCCGCTTCGTTTCCGGCCAGATCCGCCAAGGCTGGACTGCCCTTGGAATAGCTGACGGCAAGGCCGACGGATGCGTTCAGGCTGCCGCTCAGCTTGAGCGTCACCTTGCTGCCTTCGACGCTTACTCCTGCAACTCCGATGGAAGAAGTCCCGTTCATGACGGTGAAGCGGCTGGATGAAGGCACCTTGGCCGTATGGAGGCCTTCGTTGTAATTCAGCGTAACGGCATTTCCTCCCGCGATGATGCTGCTGAGCACCGGCTTCGTCGTATCGAGCATGTTCTGAACATAATAAGTGCTGAATGCCCCAAGCGGATTGCCCGCTTGGTCCACGACGGGAGCGGTGCCAGGGGAGTAGTTGACGTATGCGCTCCCCCCGCTCGTGGACGGACTGCTCAAGCGAAGCAGAAGGGTCGAGCCCGACGCCGTCGCCTCCGTCAGCTGGACATAGGAGCCGTTGACGTAAAGGCCGAACTGGGACAAGGCTCCGGCCTGCAAGGCCTGCACCGGCTTGCTGAGCTGGAGGGTGACGTAGCTTCCATTCAGGACGCCGCCCGTCACCTTGGGCAGCGAGGAAGCCGCGTCGTATTGGATTTCCTTGCCGGTAAAGCCCGACGCGCGGACACCCGACAAGCTGCGGAGCGCGGGCATGCCTTCTCCCGGAACCGAATAAGAAACCGTTATTTTCTGGCCGCTGAGCACCGGAGACCGCAAAATAAGCGTTGCCGTGCTGCCGCTCACTTCGACTCCTGCCAGTTCGCGGGCCGCAGGCGAATCGTTGACGGTGACATAGAAGCTTGCCGGGTAAGGAACCGAACCGCTGTCCAGCTCCATGCTGAAAATCAGCTGAATCCTGGTCGAGCTGGCTGCTGCCAAGCTGCTAAGCGAAGGCGTGCCGCTGCCGCTCGCCATCGTCGTGAACTTCCACTGGTATTCGTTCAGAATGCCGCTGAAGCCGTTGCCGGCCAAGTCGGTCACGCTGTTCACGCCGAGCTCCACATACAGCTGCGTCGCACCTGGCAGCGCCGCATCCGGTTTGATCAGAAGCGCATTGGCGTTATCCGGCGCGATGGAAAGAGAAGCCGGGTAAGTCTGAGTGGAGCTGCCGCTCCGGTGAAGCAAGGCTTTGGCGCCCGGCGCCAGCCGGATGGCTTCGTTGAATACGAGTCTAAGCGGCGAGACCGTCGATACGGACGCCGCTCCGCTCACCGGAAGCATGGATACGATGGAAGGCGGCGTCGAATCCCTATTGACCGTGAACGGCCAAGCGCCGCTTCCGCTCATTCCCGCAAATCGGTTGCCGCTCTCGTCCAGGAAGGCCTGATTGCCGATCTCGACATAATATTGGGTTCCTTCGGAAAAGAGGATGCCCGGATTGATCGTGATGACGTTGCTTCCGAACCCGGACAGCAGTTCCGAAGTAACCGGGATCGTAGCCGCTGCCGAGCCGCTTCCCGCATTCCTAATCGTCACATAACCGGTTCCCGGGAACACGTTCTTGTCGAATGTAATCCGCAGCTTGCCGTCCAGCGCCCCGAGAACGCCTCCAGCGGCCGGCTCCAGCTTGGCCATGGCAGGCGGCTGCCCTGCAGACGGACGGGTCGTGAACGTCCATTCCGCCGCGCTGCCGATGCCTGCGAACAGCATGTCTCCGCTGCGGAAGGCTCCCGGATCGACAAGCACATAATATGCCGTGCTGCCAGCCAGCTGTCTGTCCAGACCTGTCTCGACCGTACCGTCCTGCTTGTATGTCATTCCCGATGTGTTCAAGCTTGTGACGGTGACGTTGTCCGCGACGCGTTTCACGGTCACGAACTTCGGCGCATTCGGCGTGCTTCCTGACGTCACCGTCTTGTCGAACTTCAGTCTCAAGCCCGTATCCAGCGCAACGCCTGCGGCTCCTGCCGAAGGCTGCTTCTCCAAGATGCCGACCGGAGAGCTTCCCGTCGTGAAGCTCCACGAGTAGGCTGGACTCTTGTTGCCTGCGGCATCCTGCACCCAGCCTGCGGGAACATCGATCCTGTATTCTTGCCCGGGAACGAGGACGGAAGGGGGAACGATCGTCAGCGACTGGCTGCCGCCGCCCGTGACGGATGGGGACACAGCGCTGACGGACAAGGCATCGCCTGTCGTCCGGTTGACCAGCTGCAGCGAGCCTTCCGATGGAAAGACGATTTCCCCGTAGTTCAGCTGCAGGGCAGAGAATACCGGCACGCTTCCGCCTTGCGGGGCTGCGGCCGCAACGTCGGGCGGAATGGTGTCCGGCTCCGCCGCGCTGAAGTTCCATTCCGAGGCGCTCGAGATCCCAGCGAAAGGAGCTCCGTTCGACGCATTCGAAAATACCCCTGCATCCAGCAGCACATAGTAGGATTCGCCTGAAGCGAACGGCTTATCCGGCTGGATCGAAACCCGGGTTCCCTCCACCTGGACTCTTCCGTCGTCTGCGGCGAACCTCGCCCATTCCGTGTTGTCGGATACTTTGCGGATGCTGATGCCCGCACTGCCGCTTCCCTTCACGACCGCCTCGTCGAAGGTCATCAGCAACCTCGAGTTGGCGGGCACCCGTACCGCGTCGTCCGCCGGCAGCTTGGCCGACAGCAGCGGCCCTCCCGCCGCGGCAGCGGCTTGCCTCAGCCATCCGCCTGCAGGCAGGCAGGCATTCGCAAGCATGAGCAAGGCCGCTGCGCCAATCATGATCGTTCTGCTTTTTCTTCCAGCCAACTGAATTCACTCCCCGATTTGTAACCCATTGTAGTTACTTTGTCGG encodes:
- a CDS encoding Ig-like domain-containing protein codes for the protein MAGRKSRTIMIGAAALLMLANACLPAGGWLRQAAAAAGGPLLSAKLPADDAVRVPANSRLLMTFDEAVVKGSGSAGISIRKVSDNTEWARFAADDGRVQVEGTRVSIQPDKPFASGESYYVLLDAGVFSNASNGAPFAGISSASEWNFSAAEPDTIPPDVAAAAPQGGSVPVFSALQLNYGEIVFPSEGSLQLVNRTTGDALSVSAVSPSVTGGGSQSLTIVPPSVLVPGQEYRIDVPAGWVQDAAGNKSPAYSWSFTTGSSPVGILEKQPSAGAAGVALDTGLRLKFDKTVTSGSTPNAPKFVTVKRVADNVTVTSLNTSGMTYKQDGTVETGLDRQLAGSTAYYVLVDPGAFRSGDMLFAGIGSAAEWTFTTRPSAGQPPAMAKLEPAAGGVLGALDGKLRITFDKNVFPGTGYVTIRNAGSGSAAATIPVTSELLSGFGSNVITINPGILFSEGTQYYVEIGNQAFLDESGNRFAGMSGSGAWPFTVNRDSTPPSIVSMLPVSGAASVSTVSPLRLVFNEAIRLAPGAKALLHRSGSSTQTYPASLSIAPDNANALLIKPDAALPGATQLYVELGVNSVTDLAGNGFSGILNEYQWKFTTMASGSGTPSLSSLAAASSTRIQLIFSMELDSGSVPYPASFYVTVNDSPAARELAGVEVSGSTATLILRSPVLSGQKITVSYSVPGEGMPALRSLSGVRASGFTGKEIQYDAASSLPKVTGGVLNGSYVTLQLSKPVQALQAGALSQFGLYVNGSYVQLTEATASGSTLLLRLSSPSTSGGSAYVNYSPGTAPVVDQAGNPLGAFSTYYVQNMLDTTKPVLSSIIAGGNAVTLNYNEGLHTAKVPSSSRFTVMNGTSSIGVAGVSVEGSKVTLKLSGSLNASVGLAVSYSKGSPALADLAGNEADSFSGVPASMFTASTTPTYLSGMADGDTLTLVYSGVLDPASAPAPSQYSIRADGVLVPVNSVGIAGSSVILKLSRAVASGQAVTVTYTPPTYNPLRQIGGDSAASLLLASATNATGQQGGSSPGSQPASAGQLTLTDVMVNQDVSPAGRAASRYSVLSDNLILAYQKARSSGTDKVFFKVPDGQKAGMVALPILALQQVLAASATASFELQYNGVSTVIPLQGIDFAKTASLLNAGGPTGYLMLSIDDNPATLAGSLQNAVTKGGLQAASSVIGVDISVIGTSATSADRKKLSGLSRYASTTLLTPSSLVPASASTVFLDDETAMLSYVPTRISGLSVTFKHKSGGVFVVVRGTPVLSDVNGHWAKNDIVALASKSIVRGRSANSFMPKADITRAEFAEYIARALGLKGDRAAASAYSDIASGSATASYIGAASAAGIVQGSGGQFRPNAAISRQEMAAMMVRAIEASEMKIIPAKDNASYLAKFKDKGKISAWAQPFAAKAVFAGIANGQTATEFAPLGQATRAEAAVMLKRMLLYLGMIDV
- a CDS encoding carboxymuconolactone decarboxylase family protein; this translates as MKLRMNYYKSVPEAYQAMAALEKASGKSLDPVLKELVKIRVSQINGCAFCIDMHVRDLLKLGGQNDRMPLISVWHDAPCFSDAERAALRLAEHAAVVSVKGIPEEVYEEARRHFDEKQFMDLILVVNAISGWNRISIATGMFPGCFS
- a CDS encoding sigma-70 family RNA polymerase sigma factor yields the protein MTGSAAETLYRSWKGYVFAIAYRMLGSAADAEDVVQDLFAELQGDGIPQPDHPKAYLTRAAVNRSLNMLKSARRKREQYVGQWLPEPLPLQPDENGPEQLAESREALGYAYMVLMEKLLPAERAVFVMHEAYQYDYRSIGEWLGKSEAACRQLGSRARRKLQLGEGAPLPAAYWRMQDDRSKDRRKALLERFLFAFERHQVDELRELLAADAVMVTDGGGIVRSALNPIVGAKRVHAFTASPKTFQKLRRTRTTLLELNGELQALFWEDDRLHAVLCFKPDERMEHLKELYLLTNPEKLESIQHRLNA